From a single Kingella potus genomic region:
- the gloA gene encoding lactoylglutathione lyase has translation MRLLHTMLRVGNLEKSLDFYQNVLGMTLLRKKDYPEGRFTLAFVGYGGEADHTVIELTHNWDTPAYDLGNAYGHIAIEVDDAYSACDKVKQKGGKVVREAGPMMHGTTVIAFAEDPDGYKIEFIQKNSGGDSVKY, from the coding sequence ATGCGCCTCCTCCACACCATGCTGCGCGTCGGCAATCTTGAAAAATCGCTGGATTTCTACCAAAACGTACTGGGCATGACACTGCTGCGCAAAAAAGACTACCCCGAAGGCCGCTTTACCCTGGCCTTCGTCGGCTACGGCGGCGAAGCAGACCACACCGTGATCGAACTGACCCACAACTGGGACACCCCCGCCTACGACCTCGGCAATGCCTACGGCCACATCGCCATCGAAGTAGATGACGCGTACTCCGCCTGCGACAAAGTAAAACAGAAAGGCGGCAAAGTCGTCCGCGAAGCCGGACCGATGATGCACGGTACCACCGTCATCGCCTTCGCCGAAGACCCCGACGGCTACAAAATCGAGTTTATCCAGAAAAACAGCGGCGGCGATTCGGTGAAATACTAG
- a CDS encoding Re/Si-specific NAD(P)(+) transhydrogenase subunit alpha, whose protein sequence is MMIGIPKETLSGETRVSCTPATVSQLKKLGFEVCVEQGAGEAASLDDAAYEAAGAQTGTAADVWKCPLVYKVNAPNGNEMRRLKEGQTLVSFLWPAQNPELVQKLADKKVNVLAMDMVPRISRAQSLDALSSMANISGYRAVIEAANAFGRFFTGQITAAGKVPPAQVLVIGAGVAGLAAIGTANSLGAVVKAFDTRLEVAEQIESMGGKFLKLDFPQEAGGSGDGYAKVMSDEFIAAEMKLFAEQAKEVDIIITTAAVPGKPAPKLITKEMVASMKPGSVIVDLAAATGGNCELTKPGGLYVTDNGVQIIGYTDMANRLAGQSSQLYATNLANLTKLLSPNKDGEITLDFEDAVIRNMTVTRDGEITFPPPAIQVSAAPQQAQRPSENAAAKPEAKPVPAWKKLAPAVVGAVLVLWVGAVAPAAFLNHFIVFVLSCVIGYYVVWNVSHSLHTPLMSVTNAISGIIVVGALLQIGQGNGFVSLLAFVAVLIASVNIFGGFFVTRRMLNMFRKG, encoded by the coding sequence ATGATGATCGGCATCCCGAAAGAAACCCTCTCCGGCGAAACCCGCGTGTCCTGCACGCCCGCCACTGTGTCCCAGCTGAAAAAGCTCGGCTTTGAAGTATGCGTCGAGCAAGGTGCGGGCGAAGCGGCAAGTTTGGACGATGCTGCCTACGAGGCGGCTGGTGCGCAAACCGGCACGGCCGCCGATGTGTGGAAATGCCCGCTGGTTTACAAAGTAAACGCGCCAAACGGCAACGAAATGCGCCGCTTGAAAGAGGGGCAGACGCTGGTGAGCTTCTTATGGCCGGCGCAGAATCCCGAACTCGTGCAGAAGCTGGCCGATAAAAAAGTCAATGTGCTGGCAATGGATATGGTGCCGCGTATTTCGCGGGCGCAGTCGCTTGACGCGCTCTCTTCGATGGCCAATATCAGCGGCTACCGCGCCGTGATTGAAGCGGCCAATGCGTTCGGACGTTTTTTTACGGGGCAGATTACGGCTGCGGGCAAAGTGCCGCCGGCGCAGGTTTTGGTGATTGGCGCGGGCGTGGCCGGTTTGGCGGCCATCGGTACGGCCAATTCGCTGGGCGCAGTCGTGAAGGCGTTTGACACACGTTTGGAAGTGGCCGAACAAATCGAATCGATGGGCGGCAAATTTCTCAAGCTCGACTTTCCCCAAGAAGCGGGCGGCAGCGGCGACGGCTACGCCAAAGTGATGAGCGATGAGTTTATTGCTGCCGAAATGAAGCTGTTTGCCGAGCAGGCCAAAGAAGTGGACATCATCATAACCACCGCTGCGGTTCCCGGCAAACCCGCACCCAAGCTGATTACCAAAGAAATGGTTGCAAGCATGAAGCCCGGCTCTGTGATTGTGGATTTGGCCGCAGCCACTGGCGGCAATTGCGAGCTGACCAAACCCGGCGGGCTGTATGTTACCGACAACGGCGTGCAAATCATCGGCTACACCGATATGGCCAACCGTCTGGCGGGGCAGTCTTCCCAGCTTTATGCCACCAATCTGGCCAATCTGACCAAACTGCTCAGTCCGAACAAAGACGGTGAAATCACGCTGGATTTTGAAGATGCGGTTATCCGCAATATGACGGTAACGCGCGACGGCGAAATCACGTTTCCGCCTCCCGCCATCCAGGTTTCCGCTGCGCCGCAGCAGGCGCAGAGGCCGTCTGAAAACGCTGCCGCCAAGCCGGAAGCCAAGCCCGTGCCGGCATGGAAAAAACTCGCCCCCGCCGTGGTCGGCGCGGTGCTGGTGTTGTGGGTGGGTGCGGTTGCTCCCGCGGCGTTTCTCAACCACTTCATTGTGTTCGTGCTCTCCTGCGTCATCGGTTATTACGTTGTGTGGAATGTAAGCCATTCGCTGCACACGCCGCTGATGTCGGTAACCAACGCCATTTCGGGCATCATCGTGGTAGGTGCGCTTCTGCAAATCGGGCAGGGCAACGGTTTTGTGTCGCTGCTGGCGTTTGTTGCCGTGCTGATTGCTAGCGTGAACATTTTCGGCGGTTTCTTTGTAACCAGGCGTATGCTGAATATGTTTAGAAAAGGCTGA
- a CDS encoding tellurite resistance TerB family protein produces MNFQNLLNQVLGGLKQSAGDKKLLAKVGGGAAAAGLASMLLGKKTRKTLVQTGTSAALGALAYHAYQSWQQNRAGGGSQSASAQSPQAVPLLTQNAFEPQGAQAEQTGQLVLKTMIAAAAADGSIDEAERALITQEGGSDPETQQWLLAETRSPATPAQLADLAGGDTAAAAEAYLAARMVCGELSRREIVFLSQLAEAFRLDPQLAEQLERQAGF; encoded by the coding sequence ATGAATTTTCAAAACCTCCTTAACCAAGTACTCGGCGGCCTCAAACAAAGTGCGGGCGACAAAAAACTGCTGGCCAAAGTCGGCGGCGGTGCGGCGGCGGCCGGGCTGGCCTCCATGCTGCTGGGCAAGAAAACCCGCAAAACTTTGGTGCAGACCGGCACGTCTGCCGCTCTCGGTGCACTTGCTTACCATGCCTACCAAAGCTGGCAGCAGAACCGCGCGGGCGGCGGCAGCCAATCCGCATCCGCCCAAAGCCCGCAAGCCGTTCCCCTTCTGACGCAAAACGCTTTCGAACCGCAAGGCGCGCAGGCCGAGCAGACCGGGCAGCTTGTTCTCAAAACCATGATTGCAGCAGCAGCAGCCGACGGCAGCATCGATGAAGCCGAACGCGCCCTCATCACGCAGGAAGGCGGCAGCGACCCGGAAACGCAGCAATGGCTGCTGGCCGAAACCCGCAGCCCCGCCACTCCCGCCCAGCTTGCCGACCTTGCCGGCGGCGATACCGCAGCAGCAGCCGAAGCCTATCTGGCCGCCCGCATGGTTTGCGGCGAGCTTTCGCGCAGAGAAATCGTCTTCCTCTCGCAGCTGGCCGAAGCCTTCCGCCTCGATCCGCAGCTTGCCGAGCAGCTTGAAAGACAGGCCGGTTTCTGA